Proteins encoded together in one Amblyomma americanum isolate KBUSLIRL-KWMA chromosome 1, ASM5285725v1, whole genome shotgun sequence window:
- the LOC144123568 gene encoding LOW QUALITY PROTEIN: uncharacterized protein LOC144123568 (The sequence of the model RefSeq protein was modified relative to this genomic sequence to represent the inferred CDS: inserted 1 base in 1 codon; substituted 1 base at 1 genomic stop codon): protein MEGPNSPPAESPARDKYLCPVCKAEFAFXESRHVXNKHLEAASSSAREKTFACDLCCNAFLHRRELLQHHEQEHGFMARRSTVQFSSIAEFQAWKETTEMEEQAHFIAKRGVTRLSPRATKRYLECHRTGVAVQSGQGKRQPKAVGSVKCNKHCFAGMVVTQDGEKVTVEYQAEHYGHEKSDTPALVRH from the exons ATGGAAGGACCAAATTCACCACCTGCTGAGTCACCAGCGCGAGATAAGTATCTGTGCCCTGTGTGCAAAGCTGAATTTGCTT CTGAAAGTAGGCATGTGTGAAATAAGCACCTCGAAGCTGCGAGCTCATCAGCTCGTGAGAAAACTTTCGCATGTGACCTCTGTTGTAATGCTTTTCTCCACCGTCGTGAACTgttgcagcaccacgagcaggAGCATGGCTTTATGGCGAGACGCAGCACGGTTCAGTTCTCTTCCATTGCAG aattTCAAGCCTGGAAGGAAACCACTGAAATGGAGGAGCAAGCGCACTTCATCGCAAAGAGAGGGGTGACACGTTTGTCCCCTAGAGCGACAAAGAGGTACCTAGAGTGCCACCGTACCGGAGTAGCTGTGCAGTCTGGACAAGGTAAACGGCAGCCAAAGGCAGTGGGCAGTGTGAAATGCAACAAACATTGTTTTGCTGGTATGGTTGTCACTCAGGATGGTGAAAAGGTAACCGTTGAGTACCAGGCCGAGCACTATGGCCATGAGAAGAGTGACACACCTGCGCTTGTCCGCCACTGA